The following coding sequences lie in one Anolis carolinensis isolate JA03-04 unplaced genomic scaffold, rAnoCar3.1.pri scaffold_11, whole genome shotgun sequence genomic window:
- the cgnl1 gene encoding cingulin-like protein 1 isoform X2, whose amino-acid sequence MESYFKPVERQYNNGIHLKLANNEGSKAKNTPNAKAGSYGVSIRVQGIDGHPYIVLNNTEGCLSENHSVPENGQEVASQAHPRPVADSGCSPEPEQKTGGNRHLCGNTLTGIFKGTLKRTSVDEGENSNLHFKAGLLKSSSLLNFQRHPELLQPYDPEKNILNLEGFQLSISSTSGSLAEEENTDAKPCRSPLQFAELAKLKPKTVDLTKPAPGEDLSQQEEGCSSVVDGLNGMQESFSSGGGSSYAVSPPTFPEAKKCRPDLLPFRRQDSAGSILNGSRRSSSSSTTPTSAASLYKFFLDDQEYAIYADNVNRHENRRYIPFLPGTGRDIDTGSIPAVDQLIEKFDRKVGPHRRGRLGMRNRIHPDDRKRSRSVDSALSCGLTVNSDGSEGLDPSPEITEQPAKVCLQGPQSPGQKAAPPREQAAPRSVGKLQAAAGARDFPNSHFNSLQYHKDVNKKPEESLVFKSSTLPVQKKKSENKLVTSTLLIPKRIATQKISLKTFTPASNAQVTPDLLKGQQELAQQTNEETAKQILYNYLKEGGENDDATKRKVNLVFEKIQTLKSRAACNTQTSDPSAEVKALVERKEELEKEVSELRRKLDLEVRNQQNLCDERDAAKAELQEFQQQLEEIMEEKDTFQRQLEESEKDLRQNLEELFQVKMEREQHQTEIRDLQDQLSEMHDELDCAKHADDGERELLIEELMQLKQDLQAILMAKEQQEEVLRKRERELTALKGALKEEVSTHDREMDQLKEQHDQELQKLRKDLEEATEKVDALLNEKAMAEKCVEDHVTEITEENQHLKEILTKLEIQEKELQKELDHLRGERSKMEERMDTYEKKQQELEAALVQSEDKVQALESTNASLEAQLADAQKNFSQLSQEQQQLIDRLKDEANQKDQLKRMKSELENERWQLDKTIEKLHKEMAEIIEVSRASSLELQNQLDDYKEKNRRELAETQRQLKDKNLELEKAHLATLKLQEEVRFMEEELRDHQRAQDEAITKTQLLEQTVKALEYELEAKNHLKEDRARQAKIMEDKVSQLELELEEERNNSDILSEKITRCREQIEQMRSELLQERTSRQDLECDKISLDRQNKDLKSRILHLEGSYRSSKEGLLVQMEARIVELEERLENEERDRANLQLGNRRLERKVKELMMQVDDEHLSLTDQKDQLSLRLKAMKRQVEEAEEEIDRLESSKKKLQRDLEEQVDLNDQLQGQLSAIKQELRWERRNLRRHSGFSAMVQLLQDQELRKKTSSKMLSDLDDEDDDFSTDGESLYEAPSGFKFLKDDDIKS is encoded by the exons ATGGAGTCCTACTTTAAGCCGGTGGAACGGCAGTATAACAACGGGATCCACCTGAAGCTTGCGAATAACGAAGGCTCAAAGGCAAAGAATACGCCAAATGCAAAGGCTGGATCCTATGGAGTCAGCATCCGTGTCCAAGGGATAGATGGCCATCCCTACATTGTGCTCAACAATACAGAAGGGTGCCTGTCTGAAAACCACTCCGTGCCTGAAAATGGCCAGGAAGTTGCATCGCAGGCCCATCCTAGGCCTGTGGCGGACTCTGGTTGTTCTCCTGAGCCTGAGCAGAAAACTGGGGGAAACAGACACTTGTGTGGGAATACACTGACGGGTATTTTTAAAGGTACGCTGAAGCGGACCAGTGTGGATGAAGGAGAAAACAGTAACTTGCATTTCAAAGCTGGGCTCCTCAAGTCTTCCAGTCTTTTGAATTTCCAAAGGCACCCAGAGCTCCTCCAGCCCTACGATCCTGAAAAAAATATCCTGAATCTGGAAGGCTTTCAGTTATCCATATCCAGTACGTCTGGATCTTTAGCAGAGGAGGAGAATACAGATGCTAAGCCTTGCAGGTCGCCCCTGCAGTTTGCAGAACTAGCAAAACTGAAACCAAAAACAGTGGATTTGACCAAGCCGGCACCAGGGGAAGACCTGAGCCAGCAGGAAGAGGGATGCTCCAGTGTTGTTGATGGTCTTAATGGGATGCAGGAATCCTTTTCATCTGGTGGTGGATCTTCCTATGCTGTAAGCCCGCCCACCTTCCCAGAAGCCAAGAAATGTAGGCCTGACCTCCTTCCCTTCCGCAGACAAGATTCAGCAGGATCCATCCTGAATGGTTCACGGCGCTCATCTTCTTCATCGACGACCCCAACATCGGCTGCTTCCTTATATAAGTTCTTTCTAGATGATCAGGAATATGCCATCTATGCTGACAATGTCAACCGGCATGAAAACAGAAGGTACATTCCATTTTTGCCCGGGACCGGTCGTGATATTGACACTGGTTCCATTCCTGCAGTCGATCAGCTGATTGAAAAGTTTGACCGGAAAGTTGGTCCGCACAGAAGAGGCCGCCTGGGAATGCGGAATAGGATCCACCCAGACGACCGCAAGCGGTCAAGGAGTGTTGACAGTGCTTTATCTTGTGGCCTTACAGTGAATTCTGATGGTTCAGAAGGATTGGATCCATCGCCCGAAATTACAGAGCAGCCTGCAAAAGTGTGCCTTCAGGGACcgcagtctccagggcagaaggcAGCCCCTCCTCGGGAACAAGCTGCTCCTCGCTCAGTGGGAAAACTCCAAGCGGCAGCAGGCGCGAGGGACTTCCCCAACAGCCATTTTAATTCTTTGCAGTATCATAAGGACGTTAATAAAAAACCTGAGGAGAGCTTGGTTTTTAAGTCATCCACACTTCCAGTCCAGAAGAAGAAAAGTGAAAACAAACTGGTGACTTCTACGCTCCTGATCCCAAAACGTATTGCAACGCAGAAAATTTCTCTGAAAACATTTACCCCAGCTTCAAATGCTCAG GTGACACCGGATTTGCTGAAAGGCCAACAGGAACTGGCTCAGCAAACCAATGAGGAAACTGCTAAGCAGATTCTCTACAACTATCTCAAGGAGGG CGGTGAAAATGATGATGCAACAAAGAGGAAGGTCAATTTGGTCTTTGAGAAGATCCAGACTCTGAAGTCTAGAGCAGCTTGCAACACCCAG ACTTCTGATCCTTCGGCTGAAGTTAAGGCCTTGGTGGAACGGAAGGAAGAGCTGGAGAAGGAGGTGTCTGAGCTGCGGAGGAAGCTGGATTTGGAAGTCAGG AATCAGCAAAACCTCTGTGATGAACGAGATGCAGCAAAAGCGGAATTGCAAGAGTTTCAGCAGCAGCTGGAGGAAATCATGGAGGAAAAGGACACCTTCCAAAGGCAGCTGGAGGAAAGCGAGAAGGACCTGAGGCAGAACCTGGAGGA GCTTTTCCAAGTAAAAATGGAGAGGGAGCAGCACCAAACAGAAATCCGGGACTTGCAGGACCAGCTTTCTGAAATGCACGATGAGCTCGATTGTGCAAAGCATGCTGACGATGGCGAGAGGGAGCTCCTTATCGAG gaACTGATGCAGCTGAAGCAGGATCTTCAGGCCATCCTGATGGCCAAAGAGCAGCAGGAGGAAGTTCTGAGGAAGCGAGAGCGTGAACTGACCGCCTTGAAAGGAGCCCTGAAGGAAGAAGTGTCCACTCATGACCGAGAGATGGACCAGCTCAAGGAACAACATGACCAGGAGCTCCAGAAATTGAGGAAAGACCTGGAGGAAGCCACAGAG AAAGTAGATGCCCTGCTGAATGAAAAGGCCATGGCTGAAAAGTGTGTGGAAGACCATGTGACGGAGATAACGGAGGAGAACCAGCATCTGAAGGAGATCCTCACGAAGCTGGAGATTCAAGAAAAAGAACTCCAGAAAGAGCTTGACCATTTGAGAGGAGAAAGAAGCAAAATGGAAGAGAGGATGGACACTTATGAG AAAAAGCAGCAAGAATTGGAAGCGGCCTTGGTGCAGTCAGAAGACAAGGTGCAGGCGCTTGAATCAACGAATGCCTCTTTGGAAGCTCAGCTGGCAGATGCGCAG AAGAACTTCAGCCAGCTGAGCCAGGAGCAGCAACAGTTAATTGACAGGCTGAAAGATGAAGCTAACCAGAAGGATCAGTTAAAGAGGATGAAGAGTGAACTGGAGAATGAGCGGTGGCAACTGGACAAGACCATTGAGAAGTTACACAAGGAG ATGGCAGAAATTATAGAGGTTTCGCGGGCGTCAAGCCTGGAGCTCCAGAACCAGCTAGATGACTACAAAGAGAAAAATCGACGGGAACTTGCTGAGACGCAGAGGCAGCTGAAAGACAAAAACCTGGAGCTAGAAAAGGCGCATCTGGCAACTCTCAAATTGCAAGAGGAG GTGCGTTTTATGGAGGAGGAATTACGGGATCACCAGAGAGCCCAAGATGAGGCCATTACCAAAACCCAGCTCCTGGAACAGACCGTCAAAGCCCTGGAatatgaactggaagcaaaaaacCACCTGAAAGAAGATAGGGCAAGACAAGCCAAGATAATGGAG GACAAAGTATCACAACTGGAACTTGAGCTTGAAGAGGAACGGAATAATTCGGATATCTTGTCTGAAAAGATAACTCGGTGCAGAGAGCAG ATTGAGCAAATGAGAAGTGAACTACTTCAAGAAAGGACTTCACGGCAAGATCTTGAGTGTGACAAAATTTCTCTAGACAGACAG AACAAAGACTTGAAAAGTCGGATTCTGCACCTTGAGGGCTCTTACAGGTCCAGCAAAGAAGGGCTTCTTGTTCAGATGGAAGCCAGGATTGTGGAGCTGGAGGAGCGACTAGAGAATGAAGAGAG AGATCGTGCGAATCTCCAGCTTGGCAACCGTCGGCTTGAAAGGAAAGTCAAAGAGCTCATGATGCAGGTCGATGATGAGCATCTCTCCCTGACAGACCAAAAGGACCAG CTGAGTTTGCGCTTGAAAGCAATGAAACGGCAAGTggaggaagcagaagaagaaATAGACAGACTTGAAAGCTCCAAAAAGAAACTTCAGAGGGATCTGGAAGAGCAAGTTGACTTGAATGACCAACTGCAAGGGCAGCTGAGTGCCATCAAACAGGAACTCAGGTGGGAAAGGAGGAACCTCAGAAGACACAGTGGCTTCAGTGCCATGGTCCAACTTCTCCAAGATCAAGAGTT ACGAAAAAAGACCTCTAGTAAAATGCTGAGTGATCTTGATGACGAAGACGATGATTTCAGCACTGATGGGGAGAGCCTCTATGAAGCACCTTCTGGATTTAAGTTCTTAAAGGACGATGACATCAAAAGCTAA
- the cgnl1 gene encoding cingulin-like protein 1 isoform X4: MESYFKPVERQYNNGIHLKLANNEGSKAKNTPNAKAGSYGVSIRVQGIDGHPYIVLNNTEGCLSENHSVPENGQEVASQAHPRPVADSGCSPEPEQKTGGNRHLCGNTLTGIFKGTLKRTSVDEGENSNLHFKAGLLKSSSLLNFQRHPELLQPYDPEKNILNLEGFQLSISSTSGSLAEEENTDAKPCRSPLQFAELAKLKPKTVDLTKPAPGEDLSQQEEGCSSVVDGLNGMQESFSSGGGSSYAVSPPTFPEAKKCRPDLLPFRRQDSAGSILNGSRRSSSSSTTPTSAASLYKFFLDDQEYAIYADNVNRHENRRYIPFLPGTGRDIDTGSIPAVDQLIEKFDRKVGPHRRGRLGMRNRIHPDDRKRSRSVDSALSCGLTVNSDGSEGLDPSPEITEQPAKVCLQGPQSPGQKAAPPREQAAPRSVGKLQAAAGARDFPNSHFNSLQYHKDVNKKPEESLVFKSSTLPVQKKKSENKLVTSTLLIPKRIATQKISLKTFTPASNAQVTPDLLKGQQELAQQTNEETAKQILYNYLKEGSGENDDATKRKVNLVFEKIQTLKSRAACNTQTSDPSAEVKALVERKEELEKEVSELRRKLDLEVRNQQNLCDERDAAKAELQEFQQQLEEIMEEKDTFQRQLEESEKDLRQNLEELFQVKMEREQHQTEIRDLQDQLSEMHDELDCAKHADDGERELLIEELMQLKQDLQAILMAKEQQEEVLRKRERELTALKGALKEEVSTHDREMDQLKEQHDQELQKLRKDLEEATEKVDALLNEKAMAEKCVEDHVTEITEENQHLKEILTKLEIQEKELQKELDHLRGERSKMEERMDTYEKKQQELEAALVQSEDKVQALESTNASLEAQLADAQKNFSQLSQEQQQLIDRLKDEANQKDQLKRMKSELENERWQLDKTIEKLHKEMAEIIEVSRASSLELQNQLDDYKEKNRRELAETQRQLKDKNLELEKAHLATLKLQEEVRFMEEELRDHQRAQDEAITKTQLLEQTVKALEYELEAKNHLKEDRARQAKIME; encoded by the exons ATGGAGTCCTACTTTAAGCCGGTGGAACGGCAGTATAACAACGGGATCCACCTGAAGCTTGCGAATAACGAAGGCTCAAAGGCAAAGAATACGCCAAATGCAAAGGCTGGATCCTATGGAGTCAGCATCCGTGTCCAAGGGATAGATGGCCATCCCTACATTGTGCTCAACAATACAGAAGGGTGCCTGTCTGAAAACCACTCCGTGCCTGAAAATGGCCAGGAAGTTGCATCGCAGGCCCATCCTAGGCCTGTGGCGGACTCTGGTTGTTCTCCTGAGCCTGAGCAGAAAACTGGGGGAAACAGACACTTGTGTGGGAATACACTGACGGGTATTTTTAAAGGTACGCTGAAGCGGACCAGTGTGGATGAAGGAGAAAACAGTAACTTGCATTTCAAAGCTGGGCTCCTCAAGTCTTCCAGTCTTTTGAATTTCCAAAGGCACCCAGAGCTCCTCCAGCCCTACGATCCTGAAAAAAATATCCTGAATCTGGAAGGCTTTCAGTTATCCATATCCAGTACGTCTGGATCTTTAGCAGAGGAGGAGAATACAGATGCTAAGCCTTGCAGGTCGCCCCTGCAGTTTGCAGAACTAGCAAAACTGAAACCAAAAACAGTGGATTTGACCAAGCCGGCACCAGGGGAAGACCTGAGCCAGCAGGAAGAGGGATGCTCCAGTGTTGTTGATGGTCTTAATGGGATGCAGGAATCCTTTTCATCTGGTGGTGGATCTTCCTATGCTGTAAGCCCGCCCACCTTCCCAGAAGCCAAGAAATGTAGGCCTGACCTCCTTCCCTTCCGCAGACAAGATTCAGCAGGATCCATCCTGAATGGTTCACGGCGCTCATCTTCTTCATCGACGACCCCAACATCGGCTGCTTCCTTATATAAGTTCTTTCTAGATGATCAGGAATATGCCATCTATGCTGACAATGTCAACCGGCATGAAAACAGAAGGTACATTCCATTTTTGCCCGGGACCGGTCGTGATATTGACACTGGTTCCATTCCTGCAGTCGATCAGCTGATTGAAAAGTTTGACCGGAAAGTTGGTCCGCACAGAAGAGGCCGCCTGGGAATGCGGAATAGGATCCACCCAGACGACCGCAAGCGGTCAAGGAGTGTTGACAGTGCTTTATCTTGTGGCCTTACAGTGAATTCTGATGGTTCAGAAGGATTGGATCCATCGCCCGAAATTACAGAGCAGCCTGCAAAAGTGTGCCTTCAGGGACcgcagtctccagggcagaaggcAGCCCCTCCTCGGGAACAAGCTGCTCCTCGCTCAGTGGGAAAACTCCAAGCGGCAGCAGGCGCGAGGGACTTCCCCAACAGCCATTTTAATTCTTTGCAGTATCATAAGGACGTTAATAAAAAACCTGAGGAGAGCTTGGTTTTTAAGTCATCCACACTTCCAGTCCAGAAGAAGAAAAGTGAAAACAAACTGGTGACTTCTACGCTCCTGATCCCAAAACGTATTGCAACGCAGAAAATTTCTCTGAAAACATTTACCCCAGCTTCAAATGCTCAG GTGACACCGGATTTGCTGAAAGGCCAACAGGAACTGGCTCAGCAAACCAATGAGGAAACTGCTAAGCAGATTCTCTACAACTATCTCAAGGAGGG AAGCGGTGAAAATGATGATGCAACAAAGAGGAAGGTCAATTTGGTCTTTGAGAAGATCCAGACTCTGAAGTCTAGAGCAGCTTGCAACACCCAG ACTTCTGATCCTTCGGCTGAAGTTAAGGCCTTGGTGGAACGGAAGGAAGAGCTGGAGAAGGAGGTGTCTGAGCTGCGGAGGAAGCTGGATTTGGAAGTCAGG AATCAGCAAAACCTCTGTGATGAACGAGATGCAGCAAAAGCGGAATTGCAAGAGTTTCAGCAGCAGCTGGAGGAAATCATGGAGGAAAAGGACACCTTCCAAAGGCAGCTGGAGGAAAGCGAGAAGGACCTGAGGCAGAACCTGGAGGA GCTTTTCCAAGTAAAAATGGAGAGGGAGCAGCACCAAACAGAAATCCGGGACTTGCAGGACCAGCTTTCTGAAATGCACGATGAGCTCGATTGTGCAAAGCATGCTGACGATGGCGAGAGGGAGCTCCTTATCGAG gaACTGATGCAGCTGAAGCAGGATCTTCAGGCCATCCTGATGGCCAAAGAGCAGCAGGAGGAAGTTCTGAGGAAGCGAGAGCGTGAACTGACCGCCTTGAAAGGAGCCCTGAAGGAAGAAGTGTCCACTCATGACCGAGAGATGGACCAGCTCAAGGAACAACATGACCAGGAGCTCCAGAAATTGAGGAAAGACCTGGAGGAAGCCACAGAG AAAGTAGATGCCCTGCTGAATGAAAAGGCCATGGCTGAAAAGTGTGTGGAAGACCATGTGACGGAGATAACGGAGGAGAACCAGCATCTGAAGGAGATCCTCACGAAGCTGGAGATTCAAGAAAAAGAACTCCAGAAAGAGCTTGACCATTTGAGAGGAGAAAGAAGCAAAATGGAAGAGAGGATGGACACTTATGAG AAAAAGCAGCAAGAATTGGAAGCGGCCTTGGTGCAGTCAGAAGACAAGGTGCAGGCGCTTGAATCAACGAATGCCTCTTTGGAAGCTCAGCTGGCAGATGCGCAG AAGAACTTCAGCCAGCTGAGCCAGGAGCAGCAACAGTTAATTGACAGGCTGAAAGATGAAGCTAACCAGAAGGATCAGTTAAAGAGGATGAAGAGTGAACTGGAGAATGAGCGGTGGCAACTGGACAAGACCATTGAGAAGTTACACAAGGAG ATGGCAGAAATTATAGAGGTTTCGCGGGCGTCAAGCCTGGAGCTCCAGAACCAGCTAGATGACTACAAAGAGAAAAATCGACGGGAACTTGCTGAGACGCAGAGGCAGCTGAAAGACAAAAACCTGGAGCTAGAAAAGGCGCATCTGGCAACTCTCAAATTGCAAGAGGAG GTGCGTTTTATGGAGGAGGAATTACGGGATCACCAGAGAGCCCAAGATGAGGCCATTACCAAAACCCAGCTCCTGGAACAGACCGTCAAAGCCCTGGAatatgaactggaagcaaaaaacCACCTGAAAGAAGATAGGGCAAGACAAGCCAAGATAATGGAG TGA